The following proteins are co-located in the Lentibacillus sp. JNUCC-1 genome:
- the hemQ gene encoding hydrogen peroxide-dependent heme synthase — MVETVETYDGWYALHDFRTMDWEKWEHASETTREKALHELRALLDQWQVVEDQKQGSHKLYSIVGQKADLLFMVLRPEMKDLNQLENALNKTAFAHFTKPAYSFVSIIEKSSYTKPETDPYQNPDMVKKLFPTIPNEDYICFYPMSKLRAENHNWYQLEKEERGRMMFDHIKTAKPFTENVKRIITGAMGLDDYEWGVSLFCDDPLHFKKLIYDTRFDEVSARYGIFGSFYIGHRIQPTDVERYFTIK, encoded by the coding sequence ATGGTTGAAACAGTAGAAACATATGATGGATGGTATGCACTGCACGATTTCCGCACTATGGATTGGGAAAAGTGGGAACATGCTTCTGAAACGACTCGCGAAAAAGCGTTGCATGAACTTCGTGCTTTACTAGACCAATGGCAAGTGGTTGAAGATCAAAAACAAGGCAGTCACAAGCTCTATTCTATCGTCGGACAAAAAGCTGACCTTTTGTTCATGGTCCTAAGGCCGGAAATGAAAGACTTAAACCAGCTGGAGAACGCATTGAACAAAACGGCTTTTGCTCATTTTACAAAGCCAGCCTATTCTTTTGTCTCGATCATTGAAAAAAGTTCTTATACCAAACCTGAAACAGATCCTTATCAGAACCCTGACATGGTGAAAAAACTATTCCCGACAATTCCGAACGAAGACTATATTTGTTTTTATCCAATGAGCAAGCTGCGAGCAGAGAACCACAACTGGTATCAGCTTGAAAAAGAAGAACGGGGCCGTATGATGTTCGACCACATCAAAACAGCCAAACCGTTTACAGAAAACGTAAAACGAATTATCACTGGTGCTATGGGTCTGGATGACTATGAATGGGGCGTGTCTTTATTCTGTGATGACCCACTCCATTTCAAAAAGCTCATCTATGACACACGTTTCGATGAAGTCAGTGCCAGGTATGGCATATTCGGTTCATTTTATATTGGACATAGGATTCAACCAACCGACGTCGAACGTTATTTTACAATCAAATGA
- a CDS encoding M20 peptidase aminoacylase family protein — protein MTSLHARVKETFNYLHQNAEISWGEQETTDYIKSLLKEQGCDTTTFNDTTGIIGKFGTFDGNRPVVAIRADMDALWQNVRGTFQANHSCGHDAHMAMVLGLLWKIAADPLLKDQIALKFIFQPAEEVAGGALKMVEKGVVEDVDYLFGVHLRPIEETAMNHASPVIVHGANTAYTVEINGTDGHAARPHLTTNAIEVVYEIMAHLSSIHLNPRVPHSVKITSMTAGGKNTNIIPGAAKFTIDMRTQDNPTMDDLTDKVRGIFKAIADLHETDISITDIEHVPAAELNEEAIRIMEEAISSVLGGDQVDSPLITTGGDDFHFYTIKRPELKATMLGLGCDLHPGLHHPDMTFNHDALINGVNILYEAIRKTYKI, from the coding sequence ATGACCAGTCTGCACGCTCGTGTTAAGGAAACCTTTAATTATTTACATCAAAATGCTGAGATAAGCTGGGGTGAACAAGAAACAACAGACTACATTAAATCACTACTGAAAGAGCAGGGTTGCGACACTACCACTTTCAATGACACCACTGGGATTATTGGAAAGTTTGGCACCTTTGATGGTAACCGTCCTGTTGTAGCTATCCGAGCCGATATGGATGCTTTATGGCAGAATGTGAGAGGAACTTTTCAAGCTAATCATTCATGCGGACACGATGCCCATATGGCAATGGTACTTGGTTTACTGTGGAAAATTGCTGCAGATCCTTTGCTTAAGGATCAGATCGCCTTAAAATTTATTTTTCAGCCCGCTGAAGAAGTGGCTGGAGGGGCATTGAAAATGGTCGAAAAAGGGGTGGTTGAGGATGTGGATTATTTATTCGGCGTTCACCTCCGCCCCATCGAAGAAACTGCGATGAATCATGCGTCACCTGTTATTGTACATGGGGCCAACACTGCATATACGGTAGAAATCAATGGAACTGATGGTCATGCAGCACGTCCGCATCTAACTACAAACGCGATTGAAGTGGTTTACGAAATCATGGCCCACCTTTCCAGTATTCATTTAAATCCACGTGTACCACATTCCGTCAAAATAACCAGCATGACTGCAGGCGGTAAAAACACGAATATTATTCCTGGGGCTGCCAAGTTTACTATAGATATGCGAACACAGGACAATCCTACAATGGATGACTTGACAGATAAAGTCCGGGGCATTTTTAAGGCTATAGCCGATCTACACGAAACAGATATTTCGATTACAGATATCGAACATGTTCCAGCTGCTGAATTAAACGAGGAAGCAATCCGTATAATGGAAGAGGCTATCTCTTCAGTTCTAGGTGGTGATCAAGTAGACTCCCCGCTCATCACCACGGGCGGAGATGACTTTCATTTTTACACCATTAAACGGCCTGAATTAAAGGCTACCATGCTTGGGTTGGGCTGCGACTTGCACCCCGGTCTGCATCACCCCGACATGACATTTAACCACGACGCTCTCATCAACGGTGTAAATATTCTATACGAAGCTATAAGAAAAACATACAAAATCTAG
- a CDS encoding RNA-guided endonuclease InsQ/TnpB family protein, whose translation MPTISLKVELLKPTIEKQNVFQTMTQTNTDFANWLLTYDDLNKATSKVFKLFSSNKQLPSAVVNQTIRDVKSQKGHQKAKRYKRLWCAFNNQNAKIEYDSLYKISFPTLEKRIGVPLVVRPFQQKWLDKILNGEAKQGTVDLFKKRGRWFVTIAISYDVEKTTNEKVLGIDLGLKNIATCSVGTKSLFFKGNQIAFKRRRFSSRRRKLGKLKKLQAIKKSKDKESLWMREMNHTISRRIIRFARSNGVGLIRMEDLTGIRMAKSKKEAGRNLNNWSFHQLQTFIQYKAEMAGIWVEYVVPNYTSQTCKCGNCDKQNRNGLRFKCKKCSYKNHADLNASINIAKALSGISKHKQVI comes from the coding sequence GTGCCAACAATTTCTCTGAAAGTAGAATTGCTAAAGCCGACAATAGAAAAACAAAATGTGTTTCAAACAATGACACAAACAAACACGGATTTCGCTAATTGGCTTTTGACTTATGACGATCTGAACAAAGCGACATCCAAAGTTTTCAAGCTGTTCTCATCCAACAAACAACTGCCCTCAGCAGTTGTTAATCAAACGATTCGGGATGTAAAAAGTCAAAAGGGACACCAAAAAGCGAAAAGATATAAACGGCTCTGGTGTGCTTTCAATAACCAAAACGCCAAAATAGAATATGACAGCCTTTATAAAATCAGCTTCCCGACACTTGAAAAACGTATCGGCGTGCCTTTGGTCGTCCGACCGTTTCAGCAAAAATGGCTCGATAAGATTTTAAACGGTGAAGCCAAACAAGGTACGGTTGACCTTTTTAAAAAGAGAGGCCGCTGGTTTGTGACAATTGCCATTTCCTATGACGTAGAAAAAACGACCAACGAGAAGGTATTGGGTATTGACCTTGGGTTGAAAAACATCGCCACATGCAGTGTCGGCACGAAAAGTTTATTTTTTAAAGGCAATCAAATAGCCTTCAAAAGAAGAAGATTTTCTTCAAGAAGACGCAAGCTGGGCAAGCTGAAAAAACTTCAAGCTATCAAAAAATCAAAAGATAAAGAGTCGCTTTGGATGAGAGAAATGAATCATACCATATCCCGTCGAATCATACGGTTTGCCAGGTCCAACGGTGTTGGACTGATCAGAATGGAAGATTTAACAGGTATTCGCATGGCTAAATCAAAAAAAGAAGCAGGCAGAAACCTAAACAATTGGAGTTTCCATCAGCTTCAGACATTCATTCAGTATAAAGCAGAAATGGCAGGCATCTGGGTTGAATATGTCGTGCCAAATTATACATCGCAAACATGTAAATGCGGAAATTGTGACAAGCAAAACCGCAATGGTTTGAGGTTCAAATGTAAAAAGTGCAGCTATAAAAACCACGCGGATTTAAATGCAAGCATCAATATCGCAAAAGCCCTGTCAGGCATCTCCAAACATAAACAAGTTATATAA
- a CDS encoding prenyltransferase translates to MKQAVLKHIKNTWMLMRFIAVASSSVTTIVSAMLPLFLYGHISNEKLLIIFLLLLFGGVFIHGVLTHILNDHTDHLSGTDQNSPAILSGGSRVIQDGIISAENLWRLGKLLIAAISIGIVFLSVFGFYKVALLLAIGLWSAWSYSLPPLQLSYKPFVGEWLSMFPAVFALGIGGPWIALGTIPEWALQNAAINAFFCNAWVMVHHIPDRDADRAASPKKFTSVVWAADRFGLSFAKFPALLYFGMMACCVLWLGTDRFWAAIGLITISIIAIGMLFKMKVDDHEQVSNYEKLLLLMAMVTGIGLGIFI, encoded by the coding sequence ATGAAACAAGCCGTTTTGAAGCACATCAAAAACACTTGGATGTTAATGCGGTTCATTGCAGTCGCATCTTCCAGTGTCACAACAATCGTTTCTGCCATGCTGCCGCTTTTTTTGTACGGGCATATTTCTAATGAAAAGCTGTTAATCATCTTTTTACTGTTGCTGTTCGGTGGGGTATTTATTCATGGCGTGTTAACACATATTTTAAACGACCACACCGATCACCTCTCAGGAACAGATCAGAACAGTCCAGCAATACTGTCTGGCGGGAGTCGGGTGATCCAAGATGGTATCATTTCTGCTGAAAACCTGTGGCGACTGGGCAAGTTGCTTATTGCTGCAATTTCCATTGGGATTGTTTTCCTTTCGGTTTTTGGATTTTACAAAGTAGCCCTTTTACTCGCCATTGGATTATGGAGCGCCTGGTCGTACTCCCTTCCTCCCTTGCAATTGAGTTATAAGCCATTTGTTGGGGAATGGCTCTCCATGTTTCCAGCGGTGTTTGCGCTTGGGATTGGTGGGCCATGGATAGCACTTGGCACAATTCCTGAATGGGCACTGCAAAATGCGGCAATTAATGCGTTTTTCTGCAATGCTTGGGTGATGGTGCACCACATTCCCGATCGTGATGCAGACAGAGCAGCTTCCCCAAAAAAGTTTACGAGTGTTGTGTGGGCTGCAGATCGCTTTGGTCTGTCTTTTGCCAAATTTCCTGCCTTGCTTTATTTTGGCATGATGGCCTGCTGTGTACTTTGGCTTGGGACAGATCGATTCTGGGCAGCGATTGGTTTAATAACTATCAGTATAATTGCCATAGGTATGCTCTTCAAAATGAAGGTGGACGACCATGAACAGGTTTCCAACTATGAGAAACTCCTATTACTAATGGCAATGGTTACGGGAATTGGACTTGGTATATTTATTTAA
- a CDS encoding mandelate racemase/muconate lactonizing enzyme family protein: MKITAIEAFVIELPLIEPFIISYASFDSMPSVIVKITTDDGRTGYGEGVADEHVTGESVESVYHMVTKTLAPKLIGRNPMNSEKIHDVMNRAVLGAPTAKAALDTACFDLAGKALKVPAYVLLGGRYHDKFPITHVLSIDTPKQMADNAQKHVEKGYTSFKLKVGYDVTEDVERIKAVHDQVGHQASIRVDVNQGWESAPQTLQALHALQNVHLDWLEQPVIADDIDALGEVKTKAALPIMADEALTGFKSMREIIAKRAADKINIKLMKCGGMYPAAKLAAMAEMAGMDCQVGSMVESSIGSAAGLHVAFSKKVISSVELTGPLMFSKDIGDLHYDVPFIQLSERPGLGVDVDEDILDELTVYSEEVR; encoded by the coding sequence ATGAAAATAACCGCAATTGAAGCTTTTGTAATTGAGTTACCTCTTATTGAACCATTTATCATCAGTTATGCTTCGTTTGACAGTATGCCGTCTGTGATTGTCAAAATCACAACTGACGATGGACGAACCGGCTATGGAGAAGGCGTTGCAGATGAACATGTAACAGGTGAATCCGTGGAAAGTGTCTATCATATGGTCACGAAAACGCTTGCCCCTAAGCTCATTGGTAGGAATCCAATGAATTCAGAAAAGATTCATGACGTTATGAACCGAGCAGTTCTCGGGGCTCCAACGGCAAAAGCTGCACTGGACACCGCCTGTTTTGATCTTGCTGGGAAGGCACTGAAGGTCCCGGCTTATGTATTGCTTGGAGGCAGGTATCATGACAAATTTCCGATCACACATGTTTTGAGCATCGATACCCCAAAACAAATGGCTGATAATGCCCAGAAGCATGTGGAAAAAGGGTATACGTCATTTAAGTTGAAAGTCGGGTACGATGTAACAGAAGATGTTGAACGGATAAAAGCTGTTCATGATCAGGTGGGTCACCAAGCTTCCATTCGGGTGGATGTCAACCAAGGCTGGGAATCCGCCCCACAAACCCTGCAAGCACTTCATGCTCTTCAGAATGTACATCTTGATTGGCTCGAGCAACCCGTGATTGCGGACGATATTGATGCGCTTGGCGAGGTAAAAACAAAAGCTGCATTACCGATTATGGCTGACGAGGCGCTTACAGGGTTTAAATCTATGCGTGAGATTATTGCTAAACGTGCTGCTGACAAAATAAATATCAAATTGATGAAATGCGGCGGCATGTATCCAGCTGCAAAACTAGCTGCTATGGCGGAAATGGCTGGAATGGACTGCCAGGTCGGTTCAATGGTGGAGTCGTCAATCGGCTCTGCAGCTGGTTTGCATGTTGCTTTTTCTAAAAAAGTGATTTCCAGCGTTGAACTGACCGGGCCCCTGATGTTTTCCAAAGACATTGGTGATCTACATTATGACGTCCCATTTATCCAATTGAGTGAACGACCAGGACTGGGTGTGGATGTTGACGAGGACATTCTTGATGAATTAACCGTCTATTCCGAGGAGGTCCGATAG
- a CDS encoding beta-carotene 15,15'-monooxygenase, with translation MGINQKSLHHIWLIFIFLVVAVNLSLYHTAIGRDVLTETSNRIVIGSIIDLALVLPVLFCVWRRKWDPKHIAITTAGGLILVRFLIPMEFLAPYATITLVGFIMEGLIIVLELFVIFTLFKYMPKITRASKSSSLPLVFAFPQAVDYRVKNRPIVKVICSELLMFYYALASWKRRPQLTSQTFTLHKKSSQIAWEAMLIHAILFETIGIHFWLYDKYFLLSVILLVLNVYSIMLIIADIQAVRLNPLNVNDEGLYISLGLMKRMEIKWTDIEDIFDAPKDLKRKVSKDTIEFIARDFEQATPDVILKLKHPVKATFIMGLEKEYERVAIRVDDPRRFRTLVKSKMNH, from the coding sequence ATGGGGATAAATCAAAAATCTCTTCATCATATCTGGCTCATTTTTATTTTCCTAGTGGTGGCTGTAAACTTGAGTTTGTATCACACGGCAATAGGGAGAGACGTGTTGACGGAAACATCTAATAGAATAGTGATTGGCTCAATAATTGACTTGGCTTTGGTATTGCCAGTTTTATTTTGTGTATGGCGACGCAAGTGGGACCCGAAGCATATTGCTATTACAACTGCTGGAGGTCTGATACTCGTACGTTTCCTTATACCAATGGAATTCCTAGCTCCATATGCAACCATAACTTTGGTCGGATTTATAATGGAAGGTCTAATTATAGTACTAGAGTTGTTTGTCATTTTTACATTGTTTAAATACATGCCAAAAATTACGAGAGCCTCAAAGAGCAGTTCGCTGCCACTTGTTTTTGCATTTCCACAAGCAGTTGATTATAGAGTGAAAAACAGACCTATTGTTAAAGTTATTTGTTCGGAACTATTAATGTTCTATTACGCATTGGCCAGCTGGAAAAGACGTCCGCAATTAACCAGTCAAACATTTACTTTACATAAAAAATCCAGTCAAATCGCATGGGAAGCTATGCTGATCCATGCTATATTATTTGAAACCATTGGGATACACTTCTGGCTGTATGATAAGTATTTTTTGTTGTCAGTTATTTTATTGGTGCTCAATGTTTATTCAATCATGCTGATCATCGCAGACATACAGGCGGTTCGTCTAAACCCGTTAAACGTTAATGATGAAGGTTTATATATATCATTGGGACTCATGAAACGCATGGAGATTAAGTGGACTGATATTGAAGATATATTTGATGCACCCAAGGATTTAAAGAGAAAAGTCTCTAAAGATACAATTGAATTTATAGCCCGTGATTTTGAACAAGCAACACCGGATGTTATTTTGAAACTTAAACATCCCGTTAAGGCGACTTTTATAATGGGACTCGAAAAGGAATATGAACGGGTTGCGATACGAGTGGATGATCCAAGAAGATTTAGAACGCTAGTAAAGTCAAAAATGAATCATTAA
- a CDS encoding metal-sulfur cluster assembly factor, translating into MSDLLIARARAALFEVIDPELGINIVDLGLVYDVQVNDDHATIKMTLTTPGCPLHDSIKNGVKSRLMLIDGINHVTVNLVWEPAWTPANMSSRALEKLS; encoded by the coding sequence ATGAGTGACCTTCTGATAGCAAGAGCACGCGCAGCTTTGTTTGAAGTAATAGATCCTGAACTCGGTATTAATATCGTGGACTTGGGGCTTGTATATGATGTTCAAGTCAATGATGATCATGCCACCATAAAAATGACGCTCACAACACCTGGTTGCCCACTCCATGACAGCATTAAAAATGGTGTAAAATCACGACTGATGCTGATCGATGGCATTAATCACGTCACTGTTAATCTCGTCTGGGAACCGGCATGGACACCAGCCAACATGAGCTCACGCGCGCTTGAAAAACTCAGCTAA
- a CDS encoding GNAT family N-acetyltransferase has translation MEKWYGAAAICLNADNSLLMIKQGTLEEEKLWSIPSGGREPGETNEECCIREVKEETGYDASILRPLFFKKTIQDDYIVEVEYFEVRICGGEANIQDPDGLVYEIDWKKADDITNLGLTYPDERNLLTDFVKGASHLNWGTHTIITKRCVLAPIQSDNLEEVVNLYSNVRVRQYLGGACEVDDIKITFRKMLETNEDDWNWVIRSKQTNEFIGLVNVAMHHSNEDYEISYQLLPKWWGKGLATEATSEIITFCFTHLKLPRLVAETQIANKASRKLLERLGMEQVDQFTRFDSAQALYMIESR, from the coding sequence ATGGAAAAGTGGTACGGAGCTGCAGCTATTTGTTTGAATGCAGATAATTCGTTGCTCATGATAAAACAAGGCACACTGGAAGAAGAAAAATTATGGTCTATTCCTTCTGGTGGGAGGGAACCTGGTGAGACTAATGAAGAATGTTGCATTCGTGAAGTAAAGGAAGAAACAGGGTATGATGCAAGCATTTTGCGACCATTATTTTTTAAAAAGACCATACAGGATGATTACATTGTAGAGGTAGAGTACTTTGAAGTGAGAATTTGCGGTGGAGAAGCAAATATACAAGATCCTGATGGTCTCGTATATGAAATTGATTGGAAAAAAGCTGATGATATAACAAATTTAGGATTAACTTATCCAGATGAACGGAATTTATTAACGGATTTTGTCAAAGGAGCGTCTCATTTAAACTGGGGCACACACACGATTATTACAAAAAGGTGTGTTCTTGCTCCGATCCAATCAGATAACCTTGAAGAAGTTGTGAATTTGTATTCAAATGTACGTGTCAGGCAGTATTTAGGCGGTGCATGTGAAGTGGATGATATTAAAATTACATTCCGAAAAATGCTGGAAACGAATGAGGATGACTGGAACTGGGTTATACGTTCAAAGCAAACGAATGAATTTATTGGTCTCGTGAATGTGGCTATGCACCATTCTAACGAGGATTATGAAATTTCTTATCAACTGTTGCCAAAATGGTGGGGAAAAGGTTTGGCGACAGAAGCTACAAGTGAAATTATCACCTTTTGTTTTACACATTTGAAACTTCCAAGACTCGTCGCAGAAACACAAATTGCTAATAAGGCCTCCCGCAAATTACTAGAAAGACTAGGGATGGAGCAAGTAGACCAATTCACAAGATTCGATTCAGCTCAGGCCCTATACATGATCGAATCTCGGTAA
- a CDS encoding DUF2249 domain-containing protein, whose translation MAEYENVLEVDVREDLRLKKEPFDKIMTAVKSLKPGQTLELHAPFNPVPLHSVLKRRGFTHEAEKLERKHWKVIYRKKEDEINEHN comes from the coding sequence ATGGCTGAATATGAAAATGTATTGGAAGTCGATGTTCGAGAAGACCTTCGCCTAAAGAAAGAGCCATTCGACAAGATTATGACAGCTGTCAAAAGCCTCAAACCAGGTCAAACACTTGAGCTGCATGCACCGTTTAATCCCGTGCCGCTGCATTCCGTGTTAAAACGCCGAGGCTTCACCCATGAAGCAGAAAAATTAGAACGCAAGCACTGGAAAGTCATCTATCGCAAAAAGGAGGATGAAATTAATGAACACAATTGA
- a CDS encoding GNAT family N-acetyltransferase: MKGALTAEGVLKTTGETFKIQQLHMEDCDDVLLLQKSAQYVLDQPEQLEILSREEVKHILSGNGYMAGAFLEERLIAFRAMLTPEVNDPEHLGTDAGLPYSALPHVIYSEITIVHPNYRGNGLQTYMGRIVLNHIDRNQYRYVASTVAPFNIPSLKDKLVLGMEIIVLKEKYGGKLRYVLFRDLDATHDHRQVLDSQTVSMEETHTQVQLLDKGYKGTSFKRSDRGYDVTYQKYDTSSLQQ, encoded by the coding sequence ATGAAAGGTGCGCTGACTGCAGAAGGGGTGCTTAAAACAACAGGAGAAACATTTAAAATTCAGCAGCTACACATGGAAGATTGCGATGATGTGTTGTTGTTACAAAAAAGCGCACAATACGTACTTGACCAGCCTGAGCAGCTTGAAATCCTCTCTCGTGAAGAGGTTAAACATATCTTATCTGGAAATGGTTATATGGCAGGAGCATTTCTGGAGGAGCGACTGATCGCATTCAGAGCCATGCTGACTCCAGAAGTAAATGATCCTGAGCACCTAGGTACTGATGCGGGTCTTCCCTACTCAGCACTTCCGCATGTCATATATTCCGAGATTACCATCGTCCATCCCAATTATCGTGGAAATGGTTTGCAGACTTACATGGGACGGATCGTCTTAAACCATATCGACAGGAACCAGTATCGCTATGTTGCATCTACTGTCGCGCCATTCAATATTCCCAGCCTCAAGGATAAGTTGGTCCTTGGTATGGAAATCATCGTTCTGAAAGAAAAATACGGTGGCAAACTTCGCTATGTATTGTTCCGCGACCTTGATGCAACACACGATCATAGACAGGTCCTCGACAGTCAAACTGTCTCAATGGAAGAAACACATACCCAGGTTCAGTTGCTCGACAAAGGTTACAAAGGCACGTCTTTCAAAAGATCAGATCGTGGATACGATGTAACCTATCAAAAATATGATACGAGTTCCTTGCAGCAATAA
- a CDS encoding IS110 family transposase, translating into MNYNQNHKIAQITESTLIVGIDIAKDKHVARAQDYRGIEFGKRLIFENRIHGYQKLLDWVARLQEKNQKTHVMFGVEPTGHFWKSLAYYLNAKGYDFVLVNPMHVKKSKELDDNSPTKNDTKDARVIAQMVKDGRYSVPNLLDGVYAELREGIKLRDQLTKQLMIVEGRIQNAIQRYFPEFDDVFNDWNGKTAICTLREFPFPSDIQDMTPEDVLSTWKTVVKSGVGIKRANQLVQAAQKSIGVQIGLRFARQELQTLLDQYELYNQQLVSLDKEIETLITDLPGAKEMMAIKGIGPTTVATFFAEVGDLSNYSHPQQIVSMAGLSLKEHSSGKFKGQTRIDKRGRKRLRRAIYLAVRPLVAHNSTFKTLHHYYTTRPDRPLKKQQSLIALCGKLIRVLFAIGTKQCEFDGSKLLQGLPELQTSQVA; encoded by the coding sequence ATGAATTATAACCAAAATCACAAAATCGCGCAAATCACAGAATCCACATTGATCGTGGGGATTGACATCGCAAAAGACAAACACGTAGCTCGCGCACAAGATTATCGAGGTATTGAATTTGGCAAACGATTGATCTTTGAAAATCGAATACACGGTTATCAAAAGCTGCTTGATTGGGTAGCTAGGCTTCAAGAGAAAAACCAAAAGACACATGTCATGTTTGGCGTTGAACCGACTGGCCACTTTTGGAAGAGTCTAGCCTACTACCTGAACGCCAAAGGTTATGACTTTGTGTTAGTTAACCCGATGCATGTTAAAAAAAGCAAAGAGCTGGACGACAATTCGCCCACAAAAAATGATACGAAAGACGCACGTGTTATTGCACAGATGGTTAAGGATGGTCGATACTCTGTACCGAACCTTCTTGACGGTGTTTATGCCGAGTTAAGGGAAGGGATTAAATTACGAGATCAACTCACCAAACAGCTGATGATTGTCGAAGGACGCATCCAAAACGCCATACAACGGTATTTTCCGGAGTTTGATGATGTGTTTAATGACTGGAATGGTAAGACAGCTATTTGTACACTGCGTGAATTCCCATTTCCATCTGATATTCAGGATATGACCCCTGAAGACGTGCTTTCAACGTGGAAAACAGTCGTTAAAAGTGGTGTGGGCATCAAACGTGCCAATCAGCTTGTCCAAGCTGCCCAGAAAAGCATTGGTGTTCAGATAGGTTTGCGCTTTGCCAGGCAGGAATTACAGACTCTGCTTGATCAATATGAATTGTACAACCAACAACTTGTGTCATTGGATAAAGAGATCGAAACACTTATAACAGATCTACCTGGAGCTAAAGAAATGATGGCTATTAAAGGCATTGGTCCCACGACAGTGGCCACGTTTTTCGCCGAGGTCGGAGACCTCTCCAACTACAGTCATCCCCAGCAAATTGTAAGTATGGCTGGTCTATCCTTAAAAGAACACAGCTCGGGTAAATTCAAAGGGCAAACACGAATAGACAAGCGTGGACGCAAGCGATTGAGAAGAGCGATCTATTTAGCTGTGCGCCCACTGGTAGCACATAATTCGACGTTCAAGACATTGCATCATTATTACACCACGCGTCCCGATCGTCCTTTGAAAAAGCAACAATCTCTGATCGCTTTGTGCGGTAAGTTGATACGTGTCTTATTCGCCATTGGCACGAAGCAGTGTGAATTTGATGGAAGTAAACTACTACAAGGACTACCTGAATTACAAACAAGTCAGGTGGCATGA
- a CDS encoding DUF2249 domain-containing protein — MNTIDNRGLEPPAPMMRTLKTLDGMQDGETLAIINDRRPMFLYEELDERGYKHETEPLEDGSFQITITKQGD; from the coding sequence ATGAACACAATTGATAATCGAGGTCTTGAACCACCTGCCCCAATGATGCGCACCCTAAAAACGCTTGATGGTATGCAAGATGGGGAAACATTGGCGATCATTAATGACCGTCGCCCGATGTTTCTATATGAAGAGCTGGATGAGCGCGGGTATAAGCACGAAACCGAACCGCTTGAGGACGGCAGTTTTCAAATTACGATCACCAAGCAAGGTGATTAA